A region from the Arachis ipaensis cultivar K30076 chromosome B01, Araip1.1, whole genome shotgun sequence genome encodes:
- the LOC107611100 gene encoding uncharacterized protein LOC107611100 → MAALQNMAAAMQATVEALGQQMNNNNHNGGNGGNGTQGQMTLATFLKVNPPKFKGTTNLTEADTWFQAMERALQAQLVPEEQCVEFATYLLTGKASHWWQETRRLIQQGDDPITWDTFQEEFYKKYFLNSARTAKELELLQLKLGTMSVSEYTDKFEELFRFSRMCQGAPGDFEEWKCMKYEGGLRSEIYSSVGPMEIRTFSVLVNKSRVAEECVKKAAAKRRSQRGSFPLNRGKSFTPRGPPFKRGGFAPQRTQGQNNFRRPNNNNNNNASGRRFGK, encoded by the coding sequence ATGGCTGCATTgcagaacatggctgctgctatgcaggccaccgTTGAGGCACTCGGGCAGCAGATGAACAACAATAATCATAATGGGGGAAATGGCGGAAACGGGACTCAAGGTCAAATGACATTGGCGACCTTCCTAAAGGTTAATCCAccaaagttcaagggaactaccaATCTAACGGAAGCCGACACTTGGTTTCAAgctatggagcgagcactgcaagcgcagttggtaCCCGAGGAACAATGCGTCGAGTTTGCTACTTATCTGCTCACCGGGAAAGCGTCACATTGGTGGCAGGAAACCCGACGTCTCATACAGCAGGGCGATGATCCTATCACCTGGGATACCTTCCAGGAGGaattctacaagaagtacttccTGAACTCCGCTAGAACGGCCAAGGAACTTGAACTACTGCAACTGAAGCTGGGAACTATGTCTGTATCCGAGTATACGGATAAGTTTGAGGAGTTGTTCAGATTCTCCCgcatgtgtcaaggagctccgggagacttcgaggaGTGGAAATGCATGAAATACGAAGGAGGGCTCCGAAGCGAAATCTACAGCTCAGTAGGGCCTATGGAGATCAGGACCTTCTCTGTGTTGGTAAACAAGAGCAGAGTTGccgaagagtgtgtgaagaaggCAGCTGCAAAAAGAAGAAGCCAGAGGGGATCATTCCCACTAAACCGAGGGAAGAGTTTCACTCCTAGAGGTCCACCCTTCAAGCGGGGAGGTTTTGCACCACAGAGGACTCAGGGTCAGAATAACTTTAgaaggcccaacaacaacaacaacaacaatgcttCGGGGAGAAGATTTGGGAAGTAG